The sequence GACGAAGATGAGCGACTTCATCTCGTTCTATCAGGGCGATCTGAACTGGCACGTCGAGGCGACGAAACATTTCAAAGCGGAGATCCAACGGGCCGGGCTCGATCCGTCCTATGGCATGCCGACGATCTTCCACGTTCGCGACAACGTGGTGCTGCTGATGATGAATCACGAATATGGCATTCGCCCCGATGACGCCGATGCGATGACGAGAGCGACGGTGCGAGCACGGAAGGAAATCTTTGACATCGTTCATGCCCTGCGAAAACTTGGCGGCGTCTGGGAAGGGTTGCAGGTCGTCGCCACGGCGGAGCAGATTGGAATTCGCGATGGGAAGCGGATTCGCGGCCGCTACACGGTGACGAAGCAGGACCTGATCGACGGCGCCCGGCACGAAGACGCCGTCGCCCGGGTCACCTTCGGCGTCGACATTCACGCGAAGAATAAAAAAGACAACGACAAGCTGACCATCGAACGCGGGGGCGTGAGCCGAACCATTCCGTACGACATCCCGCTTCGCGCGCTGATCGCGAAAGACGTGGACGGGCTGATGATGGCAGGTCGCTGCATCAGCGGCGATTTTGTCGCCCATGCCAGCTACCGCGTAACCGGCAATGCCGTAGCCACCGGAGAAGCGGCCGGGATCGCCGCCGCACTGGCGGCAACCGGAAAGCGTCAACCGCACGAGGTTTCGTGGGCCGACTGCAAAGCGGTGCTGGAGAAACTGCCGCGCTCGATTTGATGGGTAGCTTCGCCACGAGCGACATCGCTGAGCAGGGCCCACGTTAGGCCGAGGCCTGACCTCTATGAACTTGCCGTTCCTGCGCAAGAAACGCTTGCGTCGCCTGCTGGCAGACGAAAGAATGGCGTAACGCATTTCTCCGCTCGTCTTGGAAATGCGACGCACCCCGCCGGCTTCCTCATCGACGCCAATCCCACCTTCCCACCGAATTGCTCTTAGGACGCTTCCTCATGAGTGACGCCAGCCTTCGCCTTTTCGCCTGCCTGTTCCTCCTAGGCGTGACGCTCTCGTTTCCTTGCGACGCGAGCGCGTCCGAACGTCAAGCGACGCCAACTTCGTCGATCCGCCTGAAGGACGGATTTCAGATCGAACTGCTTCGGTCGGCCCAGCCCGACGAAGGCTCGTGGATCTGCATGACGTTTGACGACAAAGGCCGACTGCTGCTGGCCGACGACCAGGCAGGCGTGTTGCGGATGACGCTGCCTGTGGGCGACAAGAGCCCCACCATTGAAAGACTTGCAGGGACCGAAAACCTGAAGCACTGTCGCGGGCTGTTGTACGCCTACGACTCGCTGTTCGCGTGCGCGACCAATGGCGAGGGGATTTACCGCTTGCGCGACGCAGACGGCGACGGCACGTTCGAGACGCAAGAGTTGATTTGCCCGCTCGAATATGAAAGTCGCTACGGCCATGGCGCCAACCAGCTGAAGCTGGGCCCCGACGGCATGATTTACGTCGCGATCGGCAATGACGTCTGGTTCCCGGAAAACGTCAGCGCGAACTCTCCCTACCACGATCCGCACGACGACTGGCTGCTCCCCAATCCGCAGGATGGCGAACATGACGAGCGCGTCGGCTACGTTTTGAAAATGTCGCCGGACGGAAAAACGCGCGAGATAGCCGCCGGCGGTTTTCGCAATCAAGTCGATGTCGCGTTTAACGACGCTGGCGAGCTCTTTACCTGGGACGCCGACATGGAATGGGACGTCGGTTTGCCCTGGTATCGCCCGACCCGCATCAACCATGTCGTTTCGGCGGGCGAATATGGTTGGCGAAGAGGGACCGGCAAGTGGCCGACCTGGTTTCCGGACAGCTTGCCGAGCACGCTCGACACAGGCCTGGGATCGCCAACCGGCCTGACGTTCGGGGGCGGTAGCCAATGGCCCCAGCGATATCGCGGCGCGCTCTACGCCGCCGATTGGCAGAACGGGCGGCTGCTGATGATCGATCTGCTCGAAGCAGGGGCTTCGTATCAAGGGAAGTCGGAAGTTTTTGCGGAGGGGAGCCCACTGAATATTTGCGATCTCGAGTTCGGCCCCGATGGCGCCCTCTACTTCATCACCGGAGGACGCGGCTCGCAATCGGGACTTTATCGCATTACCTATACCGGCGACGAGAAAACGGTCGAGACGGACCAGCTGCCGGCGCCATCGGCAGAGGCGGCCGCGGCTCGCAAGGTACGCCATGAGCTAGAAGCGCTGCATGTGCGTGAAGACGCGGCGCAGTTGCCGCTGATCTGGAGTCACTTGGGAAGCGACGACGTCTGGATTCGCTCTGCGGCCCGGCTCGCGCTCGAAAACCAGCCGGTCGAAACTTGGCGCGATCAAGTACAAGCCGAGCCTGACTCGAAAGCGCGGCATACCGCGTTGATGGCGCTGGCTCGTGTCGGAGGCCCCGCGGATCAGGCGATCGTGCTGCAAGGACTTGCGGCAGCCGATTTCGCCACGGCGAGCCCTGACGAACTGCTCTGGCTGCTCCGCACGATGCAACTGACGCTGATTCGCCAGGGGCAACCGGCGGCGGAGAGTCGCGACAAGCTGTTGGGTCTGCTGCAGAAAGTTCCAGCGTCCGATCGCTTCGCCGCGAATTGGCTGCAGAGCGAACTGCTGATCGCCCTGAACGCCGACATGGCGCTGGAGAGCATCGGCCAGAAGCTCGCAACGGCCGCAACGCAGGAGGAGCAGATTCAATACGTGAAGCTGCTGCTGCGGTCTCCCCAACACCGCAGCCGTCCGTTGCAGGCGCAACTGCTGCAATGGTTCCAGCAGAATAAGCGACTCCCCGGCGGCAAACTGGTTCAATCGACGGTACTGGGAATGCGAAAGGAGTTTGAGGCGACGCTTACCGAGCAAGACCGAGAGAACTTCCAGAAAGAACTCGCCCAACTCAACGAGCCGGCCGAAGAAGGGGAGGGCGCCGCGCTGCAGTCATCACGGCCGCTGGTTCGCGACTGGACCGTCGACGATCTGGAATCGCAACTGGCCTCGCTCAATTCTCCCTCAGGCTCTTCGCAAGCCGGCAAGACGCATCTGGCGGCGGCCCTCTGCTTACGTTGCCACCGCTTTGGCGACCGCGGAGGACAGGTCGGCCCCGACTTGACGAACGTCGGCAAACGCATGGATCGCCGGACGCTGCTCGAATCGATCGTGAATCCCTCGAAAGAAATCGATCCGAAGTACGGCAATTCGGTCTACCTGCTGGAGAACGGCCAGGTCATCTCGGGACGGACCACGATGGTCAATCGCAATCAGATCGGCGTCGAAACCGACCCCCTGACCGGCCAATCGGTCACGATCGAGCGGCAGGAGATCGCCGAATCGAAAGTGTCGCCGGTCTCGCCGATGCCGCCAGGATTGCTGAACGTCTTTACGGCGGAAGAGGTGCGCGATTTGGTGGCGTATTTGAGGAAAGAGGAGTAGTTTGTAGGGGAGCGCGGTCGAGTATTGCAGGCTGCGTTGAAACCCAGCTGTTCGACGCCTTTCTTTTAACCACGAAACGACGATGACATTCTTGGTCTGCCCACTTTGCGGAGATGGGATGCACGGGCTTCCCAACATGGCTGACGAGGCGGCATGGTACGCCAAACACCATCCTGACCTTGAAGTTGGTTCGGTGATCCCAGAGATCCGCTTCAATTGCAGGCACGAATATTCGATCGGAGATTCGATCGTTTGTCGCGACCGCAACAACTCAACCATCTATACCATTTCGTCCTTGATTCAGCGTGAGAACCAACCCCCATTGCTCACAGCAACCTCTCCGGAAGGGCGGACATTGCATTTCGCCGTGACGCAAGTTCGACCGCACCGCGACGACGATCCCCGAAAGGCGGATCCAGCGGCAAGCCCTTGGAAAGGGTATTTTTGAGGAGCGGCTCCAATTACTTGCATCGCAGCTTCGTAGAATGGGCCGAGACCCGACGCCATGACGTTTTGAAAGACGCGTTTAACAACAACCATCTGCGCTGATCATCTTCATCTGCGGTTCCAACAACTCTGGCGGTAAGGTAGTGAACCGCAGATGAACGCAGATTTACGCAGATCCGATACCAGGAGTTCATCAGGCCAAGACCTGACCTACCGGAACTCGTTAAGGGAAGATCCGTTTTACAGGCTAGTAAATGAAGTCCGCAATGATCAGCTACGATCTCGTGATGGATGACGAGATGGAATTCATCGAAGGGACGTTTCGACTCCCCGGCGCCGACTGGCAAGTTATCGTCACGCTCCGTCAGGACGTTCTTGAGCCGGCGGTGAAGCAGGTCCGCTGGGATTCCGGCGTTACAGGCGTCAATCTGATCGTCCCCCTCTCGATGCAGCTGAACGCCAGCGTGGTGGAAGCTGCACTTGGCGAGCATTTTGGCGTCGATCGCTGGGTTGTCGTGCAGGGGCCTGACTCGATGGTCCTTCGTTGAGAGTTTCGCAGGCGAGTGCAATGTCGCCCGGCCACGAATAAAACGAATAATGAGCGAATCGCTATCCCAATCACTGTCGTCCAGCGACATCGAATCAACACCGCCTAAAAAGCGCGGCCTTCACTTTTGGCGCGGCTTCTGGCTGACGTTTCTGGTCGTGTCGCTCGCGTACGCCTGGTATTGCTTCTACGTTCCGTCGAATCGGATTGCCTGGGCGGAGAGTTACGCGGCGGCCCAACAGCAAGCGGCGGAGTCGGGCCAACCGATGATCCTCTACTTCACCGGCACGTGGTGCGTCCCGTGTCGCATTATGAAACGGGAAGTCTGGGCCGACGATCAGGTGGCCGAAGCGGTCAATGGGCATTTCATCCCAGTGGCGATCGACGTAGGGAACCCGGACCACGCCGCGATCATGGCTCGCTACAACGTCGGGGGCGCGCCAGTCACAATCGTCGTCAATTCGCAAGGCGACGCCTTGCAATGGAGGGCAGGGGGCATCGGCAAGGCGGAGTTTCTGGAATTGCTGACGGCTTCCGAGTCGTCCGCCGCGCAGGATCAGTGATCCCGAAGCGCGGGCGCGATGGCCACGGCTTTGCGTGGCCATGAATGTGGTCGGCAATCCGGTTCGCGTCATTGCCCCCTAGAAGGTCACAAATCACTTCGCTTTCGCTAGGGCGACGGCCTTTTCAAGAATTCCACGCACAATCATGGCCACGCAAGGCCGTGGCCATGGCTCCCAGATTTGAAAACAAAAAAAGCCGCCCCAGCTGGGACGGCTTTTCGTTTTTCAAGCTCTTTGTAGCTACTATTTCAGCAGCTTACCCAGCTCCGAGTCCAGCTGGCTGACGTGAATGTTGCGGCTGATCACCTTTCCATCCGCGCCGATCAGGAACATCGTCGGCAGGGTCAGCACGCCCAGGTCGGTCGCTAGCGGGCTGTCGAGGCCGCCATCTTCGTAGATTTGCGGCCAGGTCAGCCGGGCTTGCCCCAGGTACTGGGCCAAGTCGGCTTTGTCCGAGTCGAGGCTCACGCCGATCAGCTCAAAACCCTTGCGACCATACTTGGCCTGCAGCTGACGCATGATCGACTGATCTTGCTTGCACGGTTCGCACCAGGTCGCCCAGTAGTGAACCAGCACGACCTTGCCTTTGAGGGCGGCGAGATTGACCTGCTTGCCGTCGAGCGTTTTGCCGGCGACCGAGATCGTTTTGCCGACCGAGGTCAAACGACGGAGCGAACCTTCCGCCTTGCGAGCGAGCGGCGTACCGGCGAAGTCGTCGCCGATCTGCGAGTACCAGGCCTGCGCCTTTTCTTCTTCGCCGGCGAATTCGTTGGCGATTGCCAGCTGCAGCATCGCTTCGGCGGCGTCGTCGCTCTTCGGATACGCTTTTACGAAGCCTTCCAAGCTTTCGAGCCACGCATCCTGCACCTTGGTGAAGTTGGCGTTCGGATCTTGCAGCTGGGCGGTGTAGTCGGCGCTCATGCGGCGGAATTCGACGTACGAAGCGACGTCGCTACCCGGCGCCGCCTTCGCGGTCGCTTCCGACAGCGCGATCAGCTTGGCCATGCCGTCCGGATATTCGCCGGTTTGGACGCCAGCGCTGATGACGTCGGCCATCTGGCGAGTCCAGTTGTCGCGCGATTCTCCCTCACCGCTGGCCGCAGCCAACGATTCCATCAGCGCGACCCGCTTCTTGGTCAGCTCCTGACGAGCCGCCGCGGTGGCGGCAGTCGCTTGCTTTTCGTCGAGCGCTTCGAGCTCGTCGAGCAGCTTCTGCATTTCGGCGTTCACGGCCGGGCGACCGGCGACGCCTTCCATTTCGGGACGGCGAGCGGCGAACGAAGCCTGGAAAAAGAAGCCTTGCGAGCCGTTTTCAGCGACGGCGGCGGTACGCGGAGCGGCGATCACCTTCCACGAATTGCCGAGCTTCACCAGCGTGCCGATGTCGATCTGGCTATGTTCGCCCGCGGTTTCGACCACAGCGGCGACGTTTTCATAAACCAGCAGGTCTTGCGTGGCGCCGTCGGTTCCAGCCGGAACGATTCCGGGACGTGTCGCGCCGAAGTGGACCCATTTGGTTCCCTGGTTGACGGCGGTCTGGGCGCCGGCCCATTTGGTGAACTCATTGGCGGCGGCGTTGAGCGAGCCGAGGAGCTCGGCGGCCTTATCCTTGCCGAGGCCCAATTCTTTCGCTTCGTCGGCGGTCAACAGCAGGGCCTGGAACCGTTTGACGTCTTTATCGCGGACGGCGGCGACGATTTCGGCCGAGACTTCTTCGGGGGAAATGATTTCCCAGCGATCGATGGCGCCATCTTCGTTGTCGTCAAATCCCCAGCGCGAGCCGCCGGTGGCGAGCCAACGGT is a genomic window of Blastopirellula sediminis containing:
- a CDS encoding FAD-dependent oxidoreductase, whose translation is MNNESFAESSRRRFLLAALAGTGAIPVAGWCAAADGDDASAVRAGQFHEPARDLPLVRDADVIVCGAGPAGVSAAIAAARAGARVRLFESNGCLGGVWTAGLLTWIFDFKGDGFTAELTRQLDARDARRGDSTNRFVYEPDEMKRLLEDLCVEAGVQFRLDTRLVAAYREGRQLTTVITESRSGREAWEAPVFIDATGDGALGAMAGCTWELGNMEDDQAPQCECQPLTMNALAAVKDVTKMSDFISFYQGDLNWHVEATKHFKAEIQRAGLDPSYGMPTIFHVRDNVVLLMMNHEYGIRPDDADAMTRATVRARKEIFDIVHALRKLGGVWEGLQVVATAEQIGIRDGKRIRGRYTVTKQDLIDGARHEDAVARVTFGVDIHAKNKKDNDKLTIERGGVSRTIPYDIPLRALIAKDVDGLMMAGRCISGDFVAHASYRVTGNAVATGEAAGIAAALAATGKRQPHEVSWADCKAVLEKLPRSI
- a CDS encoding c-type cytochrome, with translation MSDASLRLFACLFLLGVTLSFPCDASASERQATPTSSIRLKDGFQIELLRSAQPDEGSWICMTFDDKGRLLLADDQAGVLRMTLPVGDKSPTIERLAGTENLKHCRGLLYAYDSLFACATNGEGIYRLRDADGDGTFETQELICPLEYESRYGHGANQLKLGPDGMIYVAIGNDVWFPENVSANSPYHDPHDDWLLPNPQDGEHDERVGYVLKMSPDGKTREIAAGGFRNQVDVAFNDAGELFTWDADMEWDVGLPWYRPTRINHVVSAGEYGWRRGTGKWPTWFPDSLPSTLDTGLGSPTGLTFGGGSQWPQRYRGALYAADWQNGRLLMIDLLEAGASYQGKSEVFAEGSPLNICDLEFGPDGALYFITGGRGSQSGLYRITYTGDEKTVETDQLPAPSAEAAAARKVRHELEALHVREDAAQLPLIWSHLGSDDVWIRSAARLALENQPVETWRDQVQAEPDSKARHTALMALARVGGPADQAIVLQGLAAADFATASPDELLWLLRTMQLTLIRQGQPAAESRDKLLGLLQKVPASDRFAANWLQSELLIALNADMALESIGQKLATAATQEEQIQYVKLLLRSPQHRSRPLQAQLLQWFQQNKRLPGGKLVQSTVLGMRKEFEATLTEQDRENFQKELAQLNEPAEEGEGAALQSSRPLVRDWTVDDLESQLASLNSPSGSSQAGKTHLAAALCLRCHRFGDRGGQVGPDLTNVGKRMDRRTLLESIVNPSKEIDPKYGNSVYLLENGQVISGRTTMVNRNQIGVETDPLTGQSVTIERQEIAESKVSPVSPMPPGLLNVFTAEEVRDLVAYLRKEE
- a CDS encoding thioredoxin family protein gives rise to the protein MSESLSQSLSSSDIESTPPKKRGLHFWRGFWLTFLVVSLAYAWYCFYVPSNRIAWAESYAAAQQQAAESGQPMILYFTGTWCVPCRIMKREVWADDQVAEAVNGHFIPVAIDVGNPDHAAIMARYNVGGAPVTIVVNSQGDALQWRAGGIGKAEFLELLTASESSAAQDQ
- a CDS encoding redoxin family protein; this translates as MAISKPYATLSLAAALAAAATGTLQAATPTVEQALQLTPLQEVEYEIPTADEIPKCSIRAEKVNGATGWVVYGPAGEKMRQFVDSNGDNKVDVWAYYNNGIEVYRDLDTDFNSKADQYRWLATGGSRWGFDDNEDGAIDRWEIISPEEVSAEIVAAVRDKDVKRFQALLLTADEAKELGLGKDKAAELLGSLNAAANEFTKWAGAQTAVNQGTKWVHFGATRPGIVPAGTDGATQDLLVYENVAAVVETAGEHSQIDIGTLVKLGNSWKVIAAPRTAAVAENGSQGFFFQASFAARRPEMEGVAGRPAVNAEMQKLLDELEALDEKQATAATAAARQELTKKRVALMESLAAASGEGESRDNWTRQMADVISAGVQTGEYPDGMAKLIALSEATAKAAPGSDVASYVEFRRMSADYTAQLQDPNANFTKVQDAWLESLEGFVKAYPKSDDAAEAMLQLAIANEFAGEEEKAQAWYSQIGDDFAGTPLARKAEGSLRRLTSVGKTISVAGKTLDGKQVNLAALKGKVVLVHYWATWCEPCKQDQSIMRQLQAKYGRKGFELIGVSLDSDKADLAQYLGQARLTWPQIYEDGGLDSPLATDLGVLTLPTMFLIGADGKVISRNIHVSQLDSELGKLLK